The stretch of DNA AGCGCCCGTGGGGTGATCATTTCTTCTTTCTGTTCAAGAACTTTCAGAGGGAAGAAACAGCGTGTTGATGATTAACAGCAACGACTAGCCAAGCTAAGCGGTGCCATAATAGAATGATTTGTCAACCATCAAGACATTGATGATTAACACCACTTTGCTTTCTCGTACACAGAGAGCAGTTTACTGACCTGGCTGATTATCTGCATCCTTCCTCTGCAGCTTCGAAGGTCGATAACATCAGGTGTTTCCACAGCAGCTGGAGTACTGTTACAGCAACAACGAAAATTAGAAACTAAGTGTCTACTGCACTATTTAATTGAAATAAGAAAACTGGTAACTGGCACTTAAAATAACTGGCAACAAAAGAACAGGAGTATAGAGAATTACCTTGAGATGGTGTCAACAGACCGAATGCCTTCTTCTATTTCCGCATGAATAATtagttcctcctcttcttcctcttcatcctcttcgtcTTCTGAATCTACCCAGTGTTTGCTGCGATTGAGAGGTTCTTCCTAGATAATCGCAGAAAGCAAATGTTAGTGCTGCTCACGAAAACCACAATACACTGCAACTAACTTTATTGACAAGATTTGACTTGCATCAGGAATCCAAAAAAACATGTTCATATACTGGGATATGGTACAAAGAAATAATAGCAGGTTTGGTTTAGGTAAGGTACCTCATCGGTTCCAGGAGAGATTGGGGCATTTAAACATGGGATATTCAGATAAGGATAAAAGGGTGGAGGACCAACGAACTGGCAAAATGAAGCGGGGTCAACTGGCTAATGATGAAACCATTGCCAATAAGAAAACCAGACGAACATAGGTTAGTTAATACATACCCGCATCCTGGTAAGCCATGGGGGCAGGGCACCATCAGGCATACCAAGAGCTTTCTTAAGCTCCTGGGACAGCATACCTGGTTTCATTATCTTAAGCTTCAGCTGTAGAATGTGCAAGTAGAACTTAGCATCAGAACCATATATGGACTCATGGATGGTCTCTGCCTTTTTTGTTGTGTAAATATTGTAGAGTACGTACCTCAAACTCTTTCCCTTCATAATGCAGATCACCATGACTAGTCAACTTGGGTTTTGTTTGATATTTGAAGAATGCATCATGAAAAACCTGTGGAAAACAAAACATTATTAGCCTTGAATGACAACCATGGTAGAAACTGATGACTGGGCAGATCTAATATATTAAAGTTACATCAAATATCAATTACACACCAACAGTAGCAGTATTAGTTGTGTAAGTTCCCTAAACATTAGAATGACACCCAGGGAGTTACTCTGATGGGTTCGTATTTGCAGATAACTCAGGGAGGATTTAGGTTTGCATCAAAAAGAGGGCCTAAAATACAAACACAGCGATATAACTATAGAAGGCACTATAAAGTAGCAAATATAAGTACTCATGGTTGTATGGAAGAAAGCAGAGGAAGCATGATCCACAAATTACTTCAAATGCAGCTTTGGCAACATAAGTAAACTACTGTGATATGCAGCTGGAGATGTTGACCTGATAATCGATATCCATATTACCCATCTTGGGCTGCATATGGTCGCACTGCTTCTGTTCAACGTCTTGCTGTGCAGGAAATAACTGGACATAAACATGAGTACGCAAATCATTTGGCTGCCCACAGTAGCCAAATGAAAACAGAGTTACAGAAATGAAATGACCTCTGGAATATGGAGGCAACCATTTTGAAATGGCACCGGTGAATATAACACTGGGACGTATGCGGCAGATAATGAATTCAGAAAGAACCTGAAAATCACAAAATTAGATTATACAACATAAAATTCTGGCAGGTCAAAAGGAACAGAATAATAACTAGAGACTAAGCACCCTACTTGTAGTTCAACAAGACATAATATAAGCCATGAATGCTCTTATTGCCAGTAAATGAAAGGAGTGACTGTGTAGTATTGTCCACCTCAGATAAAGCATCTATATGAAGTGTCTGCaagttcaggaaaaataaaacacaAACTGTCGTTAACTGCAGCCTGACTAGCAAATAAGGGGAAAGGTTGATAAGCAAATAGAACCTGGCCCAGATTAAGTGTTTGGATTTTTGAAAACTCATCAGCAGCCTGCTCCACTTCAGCATTGCATAGAAAAGCGAACGCCCTGTGACAAACCAGTCACATAGTCACACAATCATAACCCtaatagtaaaaatgactttgagcTAGTACGAAGCTCAAACGAAAAGCTTGAGATGTTTTAAGCAGTTGGATGACTTCGAGACCAACATACCAATATTATATCCCACTCCTGTTAGGCTACCATATAAGGGTAGAAAAATCACTTAAACTACTGAAGCAATGTTACTTTCAGCAAAGTGGAAAATCAGAAGCAATTATTACATCACAAAATATAATGTTTTATTCCCATGTAGAACTACAAAGCCATACGTTCTCAGAAAATTAAAACAAGACCCAAAGAGTAGCCTTGGTAACCAATAAGTTGATCTACTTGATTAAAGTGACACACAAATTGCAAGCAAGATCATAGTAAAAATAATGATTGGTCAATGACAGAAATATGCCATAGTAACTTGCAGGCATATAAGGGGTTCATTTTAGTGTGAAAATTAAACCAAAGTAGAGACAGAAACAGAATGGAGAGCTTACATGTTTTCACAGTAGTGACCTTGTGCCACGTGTAGACTGATAAGTAGGCATTACAGGACTGCTTCTCCGAACAGTTTCCACAGATGAGTGCAGTATAAACTAGATAACAAAACCAGTCTTCAGTACAGTGAGGACATTAACCATAGATAGTCATAGTCTAATAAAACCTTAAAATTCAATACTCCAAGGCACATAAAATTGAACAGCAAATGAAGGTGACCTTGAGCAAAATGTGGAATTATATGCTCAAAGTTCTCATTCATGTTTGAATAACAAAGTGTAAGGCAGGAAGAAATTCATATTGTATACTGTCGAAATACATCTTCCACTCGATAAAAATGTTCACTGTTTAACATACATAAATCATACTTCGCATCAGCTGTCATGAGCTAATGTTTTTCTTAACAAATATATACCTTTTTTTGTGCATGTACAAATGAAGACATTATGGAAAATAAGTAGTTAAGTTTCTCACATAAGTGACTTAATCAAGATATTATGAATGAGATGTTGAGGTCTGAGGAGTACGGAGATACCATAAAAGATGTTCAACAGATTTTTGCGGAGCATGAAATAAAGATTCTGAAACAAGTCTTCCCAGTCCTGATACCTTTTGAGAAGGAACTCATTTTCTACATGCCAGAAGGGGGGAAACGTATTACATCCGCAGGAATTACAGGGATAGTTATTTTTAAAATACAGGAAGAATCATTCAATTCTAGTGATTACCTCCTCGTGTATTTGATGAGAGCATAGCAGTATGATGGAAGCAGGTAACATGGATTGTGGATATACCCATGATTGCAGTGCCCTTGGTAACAATAATTCCTTGTTGCTCTCAGGCCTTGTGTATCGTGAATTTTGATAACCACAACAATAACTCTGAGTGATGGGCCCACCAATACTCAAATTGTCACACCTGTGAAACAGAAGAATTCTTAGCAGGAGTATTTGATACTTTGGGTCTTTGAGGCAGATAATCTAAACAAAAAGAAAGACAATGTAGTTTCTGAAATTTATCAGCTTGCCAAAGGAGTGCACCAACATGCAACATTTCCCATGATAGAACAGACACTGACACTAGCTCACCAATACAACACTAGATTTACCAGCCAGTGAGACAATAAACCCAGATAGTAGCTTCACGGGAACCAACATAAACAGTCCATTTATGTTGCTCAACTCCAATAAAGTGAGTTACCTGCCTTATTTTTTCAATTTCAGTTGCAGCAATGAAGTCAGGAAGCTGGAACGGTTGTTCTTCAATACTCATCTTTCCCCGAAACAACAACATAATGCATGAATCCAAGAATATGAACAGAGCAATAGGTTAAAATATGGCAGTGCTAGATGCTATCTTGAGTTTAGAAATTTTTTACTCTTCAAGAAAAATATAACAGCTCAAGAACTACGATCTGATTCTAATGCACGGAATGACGGAATATCAAAAGCCATGGACTCAAGTTGGACTCAAATTTGTACAGCAGAAGAGGCATTACATAAA from Triticum dicoccoides isolate Atlit2015 ecotype Zavitan chromosome 6A, WEW_v2.0, whole genome shotgun sequence encodes:
- the LOC119318627 gene encoding splicing factor 3B subunit 2-like produces the protein MQPKMGNMDIDYQVFHDAFFKYQTKPKLTSHGDLHYEGKEFELKLKIMKPGMLSQELKKALGMPDGALPPWLTRMRFVGPPPFYPYLNIPCLNAPISPGTDEEEPLNRSKHWVDSEDEEDEEEEEEELIIHAEIEEGIRSVDTISSTPAAVETPDVIDLRSCRGRMQIISQVCAGGSSR